In Solenopsis invicta isolate M01_SB chromosome 1, UNIL_Sinv_3.0, whole genome shotgun sequence, one genomic interval encodes:
- the LOC105193296 gene encoding putative OPA3-like protein CG13603: MMMQGFPGANLIGLILRRFTQPLSKAIVRRVKKQPLLRKYVLIQLGRFYYWCENMIKWQEIPGKKRPVNDEHTMELGTTLLLETLVFGLLCSVLIYETQKAAEKSRVAEQLKIQKLNDLETEKNRLMQRVQDQVILAKQLKDFIVNYSKQVGCTLPSDPEEEKSE, encoded by the exons ATGATGATGCAAGGGTTTCCCGGTGCGAATCTTATTGGACTGATTCTAAGACGATTCACGCAACCGTTGTCAAAGGCGATAGTGAGGCGTGTGAAGAAACAACCGCTTCTAAGAAAATATGTTCTGATTCAACTGGGACGTTTCTATTATTGGTGCGAGAACATGATAAAATGGCAAGAGATTCCAGGGAAAAAAAGACCCGTTAATGACGAGCACACAATGGAACTCGGAACAACATTGCTACTCGAG ACATTAGTCTTCGGACTTTTATGCAGCGTACTCATATACGAGACACAAAAGGCTGCAGAGAAATCGCGCGTCGCAGAGCAGCTGAAAATTCAGAAGCTCAACGACTTAGAGACAGAGAAGAATCGATTAATGCAACGAGTCCAGGATCAAGTGATCTTGGCGAAGCAGCTCAAAGACTTCATTGTGAATTATTCGAAACAAGTCGGATGTACGTTACCGAGTGATCCCGAGGAAGAGAAAAGCGAATAG